A single region of the Triticum dicoccoides isolate Atlit2015 ecotype Zavitan chromosome 2B, WEW_v2.0, whole genome shotgun sequence genome encodes:
- the LOC119362916 gene encoding uncharacterized WD repeat-containing protein C2A9.03-like isoform X3: protein MASLEYDMIGYYSKLRNLVWATSKHDVYMAQNNSVMHWSSLLQRGTEVLHVAGQVVPKQKAHGARTLSRVQISSMALKDNLMVAGGFRGELIFKYVDKPGVAFCTNVADNKNSVTNAVDVYESPSGATRVTAANNDCTVKFLDAERCSLLSRFTYPWSVNNTSVSPDGKLLAILGDSSDCVIADAQSGEEIATLKGHLDYSFSSAWHPGGHVLATGNQDKTCRLWDTRNLSASFAVLGGRIGAVRGLRFSSEGRFLAAAEAADFVHVYDAQAGYGAAQEIGLFGEIAGVAFSPDADALFVVVADRAYGSLLEFSRRGRHAYLDSYL from the exons ATGGCATCTTTGGAATATGATATGATAGGTTATTATAGCAAG CTAAGGAATCTTGTGTGGGCCACATCCAAGCATGATGTTTACATGGCACAGAACAATTCAGTAATGCACTGGTCTTCTCTTCTTCAAAGAGGGACAGAAGTGCTCCACGTTGCAGGCCAAGTTGTTCCAAAGCAG AAGGCGCATGGAGCTCGGACATTGTCCAGAGTCCAAATCAGCTCAATGGCCCTAAAAGACAATCTCATGGTAGCGGGCGGTTTCCGCGGCGAACTGATTTTCAAG TATGTTGACAAGCCCGGGGTGGCATTCTGTACGAATGTTGCTGATAATAAAAACTCCGTCACTAATGCTGTAGATGTGTATGAGTCTCCTAG CGGCGCTACTAGAGTGACGGCGGCCAACAATGACTGCACTGTCAAATTTCTTGATGCTGAGAGGTGCAGCCTGCTTAGCCGCTTTACTTACCCGTGGTCGGTCAAT AACACATCGGTGAGTCCTGATGGGAAGCTCCTTGCTATCCTCGGCGACAGCTCCGACTGCGTGATCGCCGACGCTCAATCGGGCGAA GAGATAGCGACTCTCAAAGGGCACCTGGACTACTCGTTCTCATCGGCCTGGCACCCCGGCGGCCACGTCCTGGCGACGGGGAACCAGGACAAGACGTGCCGGCTGTGGGACACGCGCAACCTGTCTGCGTCGTTCGCGGTGCTGGGAGGGAGGATCGGCGCGGTTCGGGGCCTCCGGTTCTCGTCGGAAGGGCGGTtcctggcggcggcggaggcggcggacttCGTCCACGTGTACGACGCGCAGGCCGGCTACGGCGCCGCCCAGGAGATCGGGCTGTTCGGGGAGATCGCGGGCGTGGCGTTCAGCCCGGACGCGGACGCGCTGTTCGTCGTGGTCGCGGACCGGGCCTACGGCAGCCTGCTCGAGTTCAGCAGGCGGGGCCGGCACGCTTACCTGGACTCGTACCTGTGA
- the LOC119362916 gene encoding uncharacterized WD repeat-containing protein C2A9.03-like isoform X1: MAVYLNDDLEDLQDDHFDSDGFGVSGGRDGHPSSPNKHKNDTSAVEYRNGKDMQGIPWERLKYSRDQYRKMRLKHYKNYENLARSHQGFDMECKQVETNDRFYDFCFNTRLVKPTIVHFQLRNLVWATSKHDVYMAQNNSVMHWSSLLQRGTEVLHVAGQVVPKQKAHGARTLSRVQISSMALKDNLMVAGGFRGELIFKYVDKPGVAFCTNVADNKNSVTNAVDVYESPSGATRVTAANNDCTVKFLDAERCSLLSRFTYPWSVNNTSVSPDGKLLAILGDSSDCVIADAQSGEEIATLKGHLDYSFSSAWHPGGHVLATGNQDKTCRLWDTRNLSASFAVLGGRIGAVRGLRFSSEGRFLAAAEAADFVHVYDAQAGYGAAQEIGLFGEIAGVAFSPDADALFVVVADRAYGSLLEFSRRGRHAYLDSYL, from the exons ATGGCCGTGTACTTGAACGACGATTTGGAAGACCTGCAAGACGACCACTTCGACTCCGACGGGTTTGGCGTCTCCGGCGGCCGCGACGGCCATCCCTCAAGCCCG AATAAGCATAAGAATGATACATCAGCCGTGGAGTACAGAAATGGAAAAGATATGCAAGGGATACCATGGGAGAGGTTAAAATACAGTAGAGATCAGTATCGCAAGATGAGGCTGAAGCATTACAAGAATTATGAGAACCTCGCTAGGTCACACCAGGGGTTTGATATG GAGTGCAAACAAGTGGAGACAAATGACAGGTTCTATGATTTCTGCTTCAACACACGACTTGTCAAGCCAACGATAGTGCATTTTCAG CTAAGGAATCTTGTGTGGGCCACATCCAAGCATGATGTTTACATGGCACAGAACAATTCAGTAATGCACTGGTCTTCTCTTCTTCAAAGAGGGACAGAAGTGCTCCACGTTGCAGGCCAAGTTGTTCCAAAGCAG AAGGCGCATGGAGCTCGGACATTGTCCAGAGTCCAAATCAGCTCAATGGCCCTAAAAGACAATCTCATGGTAGCGGGCGGTTTCCGCGGCGAACTGATTTTCAAG TATGTTGACAAGCCCGGGGTGGCATTCTGTACGAATGTTGCTGATAATAAAAACTCCGTCACTAATGCTGTAGATGTGTATGAGTCTCCTAG CGGCGCTACTAGAGTGACGGCGGCCAACAATGACTGCACTGTCAAATTTCTTGATGCTGAGAGGTGCAGCCTGCTTAGCCGCTTTACTTACCCGTGGTCGGTCAAT AACACATCGGTGAGTCCTGATGGGAAGCTCCTTGCTATCCTCGGCGACAGCTCCGACTGCGTGATCGCCGACGCTCAATCGGGCGAA GAGATAGCGACTCTCAAAGGGCACCTGGACTACTCGTTCTCATCGGCCTGGCACCCCGGCGGCCACGTCCTGGCGACGGGGAACCAGGACAAGACGTGCCGGCTGTGGGACACGCGCAACCTGTCTGCGTCGTTCGCGGTGCTGGGAGGGAGGATCGGCGCGGTTCGGGGCCTCCGGTTCTCGTCGGAAGGGCGGTtcctggcggcggcggaggcggcggacttCGTCCACGTGTACGACGCGCAGGCCGGCTACGGCGCCGCCCAGGAGATCGGGCTGTTCGGGGAGATCGCGGGCGTGGCGTTCAGCCCGGACGCGGACGCGCTGTTCGTCGTGGTCGCGGACCGGGCCTACGGCAGCCTGCTCGAGTTCAGCAGGCGGGGCCGGCACGCTTACCTGGACTCGTACCTGTGA
- the LOC119362916 gene encoding uncharacterized WD repeat-containing protein C2A9.03-like isoform X4, with amino-acid sequence MLTKFYAGLLMLRNLVWATSKHDVYMAQNNSVMHWSSLLQRGTEVLHVAGQVVPKQKAHGARTLSRVQISSMALKDNLMVAGGFRGELIFKYVDKPGVAFCTNVADNKNSVTNAVDVYESPSGATRVTAANNDCTVKFLDAERCSLLSRFTYPWSVNNTSVSPDGKLLAILGDSSDCVIADAQSGEEIATLKGHLDYSFSSAWHPGGHVLATGNQDKTCRLWDTRNLSASFAVLGGRIGAVRGLRFSSEGRFLAAAEAADFVHVYDAQAGYGAAQEIGLFGEIAGVAFSPDADALFVVVADRAYGSLLEFSRRGRHAYLDSYL; translated from the exons ATGCTAACAAAATTTTATGCAGGACTTCTTATG CTAAGGAATCTTGTGTGGGCCACATCCAAGCATGATGTTTACATGGCACAGAACAATTCAGTAATGCACTGGTCTTCTCTTCTTCAAAGAGGGACAGAAGTGCTCCACGTTGCAGGCCAAGTTGTTCCAAAGCAG AAGGCGCATGGAGCTCGGACATTGTCCAGAGTCCAAATCAGCTCAATGGCCCTAAAAGACAATCTCATGGTAGCGGGCGGTTTCCGCGGCGAACTGATTTTCAAG TATGTTGACAAGCCCGGGGTGGCATTCTGTACGAATGTTGCTGATAATAAAAACTCCGTCACTAATGCTGTAGATGTGTATGAGTCTCCTAG CGGCGCTACTAGAGTGACGGCGGCCAACAATGACTGCACTGTCAAATTTCTTGATGCTGAGAGGTGCAGCCTGCTTAGCCGCTTTACTTACCCGTGGTCGGTCAAT AACACATCGGTGAGTCCTGATGGGAAGCTCCTTGCTATCCTCGGCGACAGCTCCGACTGCGTGATCGCCGACGCTCAATCGGGCGAA GAGATAGCGACTCTCAAAGGGCACCTGGACTACTCGTTCTCATCGGCCTGGCACCCCGGCGGCCACGTCCTGGCGACGGGGAACCAGGACAAGACGTGCCGGCTGTGGGACACGCGCAACCTGTCTGCGTCGTTCGCGGTGCTGGGAGGGAGGATCGGCGCGGTTCGGGGCCTCCGGTTCTCGTCGGAAGGGCGGTtcctggcggcggcggaggcggcggacttCGTCCACGTGTACGACGCGCAGGCCGGCTACGGCGCCGCCCAGGAGATCGGGCTGTTCGGGGAGATCGCGGGCGTGGCGTTCAGCCCGGACGCGGACGCGCTGTTCGTCGTGGTCGCGGACCGGGCCTACGGCAGCCTGCTCGAGTTCAGCAGGCGGGGCCGGCACGCTTACCTGGACTCGTACCTGTGA
- the LOC119362916 gene encoding uncharacterized WD repeat-containing protein C2A9.03-like isoform X2 produces the protein MDSTRFLSRWLSILSGRRCHMASLEYDMIGYYSKLRNLVWATSKHDVYMAQNNSVMHWSSLLQRGTEVLHVAGQVVPKQKAHGARTLSRVQISSMALKDNLMVAGGFRGELIFKYVDKPGVAFCTNVADNKNSVTNAVDVYESPSGATRVTAANNDCTVKFLDAERCSLLSRFTYPWSVNNTSVSPDGKLLAILGDSSDCVIADAQSGEEIATLKGHLDYSFSSAWHPGGHVLATGNQDKTCRLWDTRNLSASFAVLGGRIGAVRGLRFSSEGRFLAAAEAADFVHVYDAQAGYGAAQEIGLFGEIAGVAFSPDADALFVVVADRAYGSLLEFSRRGRHAYLDSYL, from the exons ATGGACTCAACAAGGTTCTTAAGCAGGTGGTTGAGCATCCTCAGTGGCCGGCGCTGTCATATGGCATCTTTGGAATATGATATGATAGGTTATTATAGCAAG CTAAGGAATCTTGTGTGGGCCACATCCAAGCATGATGTTTACATGGCACAGAACAATTCAGTAATGCACTGGTCTTCTCTTCTTCAAAGAGGGACAGAAGTGCTCCACGTTGCAGGCCAAGTTGTTCCAAAGCAG AAGGCGCATGGAGCTCGGACATTGTCCAGAGTCCAAATCAGCTCAATGGCCCTAAAAGACAATCTCATGGTAGCGGGCGGTTTCCGCGGCGAACTGATTTTCAAG TATGTTGACAAGCCCGGGGTGGCATTCTGTACGAATGTTGCTGATAATAAAAACTCCGTCACTAATGCTGTAGATGTGTATGAGTCTCCTAG CGGCGCTACTAGAGTGACGGCGGCCAACAATGACTGCACTGTCAAATTTCTTGATGCTGAGAGGTGCAGCCTGCTTAGCCGCTTTACTTACCCGTGGTCGGTCAAT AACACATCGGTGAGTCCTGATGGGAAGCTCCTTGCTATCCTCGGCGACAGCTCCGACTGCGTGATCGCCGACGCTCAATCGGGCGAA GAGATAGCGACTCTCAAAGGGCACCTGGACTACTCGTTCTCATCGGCCTGGCACCCCGGCGGCCACGTCCTGGCGACGGGGAACCAGGACAAGACGTGCCGGCTGTGGGACACGCGCAACCTGTCTGCGTCGTTCGCGGTGCTGGGAGGGAGGATCGGCGCGGTTCGGGGCCTCCGGTTCTCGTCGGAAGGGCGGTtcctggcggcggcggaggcggcggacttCGTCCACGTGTACGACGCGCAGGCCGGCTACGGCGCCGCCCAGGAGATCGGGCTGTTCGGGGAGATCGCGGGCGTGGCGTTCAGCCCGGACGCGGACGCGCTGTTCGTCGTGGTCGCGGACCGGGCCTACGGCAGCCTGCTCGAGTTCAGCAGGCGGGGCCGGCACGCTTACCTGGACTCGTACCTGTGA
- the LOC119362916 gene encoding uncharacterized WD repeat-containing protein C2A9.03-like isoform X5, whose protein sequence is MLRNLVWATSKHDVYMAQNNSVMHWSSLLQRGTEVLHVAGQVVPKQKAHGARTLSRVQISSMALKDNLMVAGGFRGELIFKYVDKPGVAFCTNVADNKNSVTNAVDVYESPSGATRVTAANNDCTVKFLDAERCSLLSRFTYPWSVNNTSVSPDGKLLAILGDSSDCVIADAQSGEEIATLKGHLDYSFSSAWHPGGHVLATGNQDKTCRLWDTRNLSASFAVLGGRIGAVRGLRFSSEGRFLAAAEAADFVHVYDAQAGYGAAQEIGLFGEIAGVAFSPDADALFVVVADRAYGSLLEFSRRGRHAYLDSYL, encoded by the exons ATG CTAAGGAATCTTGTGTGGGCCACATCCAAGCATGATGTTTACATGGCACAGAACAATTCAGTAATGCACTGGTCTTCTCTTCTTCAAAGAGGGACAGAAGTGCTCCACGTTGCAGGCCAAGTTGTTCCAAAGCAG AAGGCGCATGGAGCTCGGACATTGTCCAGAGTCCAAATCAGCTCAATGGCCCTAAAAGACAATCTCATGGTAGCGGGCGGTTTCCGCGGCGAACTGATTTTCAAG TATGTTGACAAGCCCGGGGTGGCATTCTGTACGAATGTTGCTGATAATAAAAACTCCGTCACTAATGCTGTAGATGTGTATGAGTCTCCTAG CGGCGCTACTAGAGTGACGGCGGCCAACAATGACTGCACTGTCAAATTTCTTGATGCTGAGAGGTGCAGCCTGCTTAGCCGCTTTACTTACCCGTGGTCGGTCAAT AACACATCGGTGAGTCCTGATGGGAAGCTCCTTGCTATCCTCGGCGACAGCTCCGACTGCGTGATCGCCGACGCTCAATCGGGCGAA GAGATAGCGACTCTCAAAGGGCACCTGGACTACTCGTTCTCATCGGCCTGGCACCCCGGCGGCCACGTCCTGGCGACGGGGAACCAGGACAAGACGTGCCGGCTGTGGGACACGCGCAACCTGTCTGCGTCGTTCGCGGTGCTGGGAGGGAGGATCGGCGCGGTTCGGGGCCTCCGGTTCTCGTCGGAAGGGCGGTtcctggcggcggcggaggcggcggacttCGTCCACGTGTACGACGCGCAGGCCGGCTACGGCGCCGCCCAGGAGATCGGGCTGTTCGGGGAGATCGCGGGCGTGGCGTTCAGCCCGGACGCGGACGCGCTGTTCGTCGTGGTCGCGGACCGGGCCTACGGCAGCCTGCTCGAGTTCAGCAGGCGGGGCCGGCACGCTTACCTGGACTCGTACCTGTGA
- the LOC119362916 gene encoding uncharacterized WD repeat-containing protein C2A9.03-like isoform X6, whose translation MAQNNSVMHWSSLLQRGTEVLHVAGQVVPKQKAHGARTLSRVQISSMALKDNLMVAGGFRGELIFKYVDKPGVAFCTNVADNKNSVTNAVDVYESPSGATRVTAANNDCTVKFLDAERCSLLSRFTYPWSVNNTSVSPDGKLLAILGDSSDCVIADAQSGEEIATLKGHLDYSFSSAWHPGGHVLATGNQDKTCRLWDTRNLSASFAVLGGRIGAVRGLRFSSEGRFLAAAEAADFVHVYDAQAGYGAAQEIGLFGEIAGVAFSPDADALFVVVADRAYGSLLEFSRRGRHAYLDSYL comes from the exons ATGGCACAGAACAATTCAGTAATGCACTGGTCTTCTCTTCTTCAAAGAGGGACAGAAGTGCTCCACGTTGCAGGCCAAGTTGTTCCAAAGCAG AAGGCGCATGGAGCTCGGACATTGTCCAGAGTCCAAATCAGCTCAATGGCCCTAAAAGACAATCTCATGGTAGCGGGCGGTTTCCGCGGCGAACTGATTTTCAAG TATGTTGACAAGCCCGGGGTGGCATTCTGTACGAATGTTGCTGATAATAAAAACTCCGTCACTAATGCTGTAGATGTGTATGAGTCTCCTAG CGGCGCTACTAGAGTGACGGCGGCCAACAATGACTGCACTGTCAAATTTCTTGATGCTGAGAGGTGCAGCCTGCTTAGCCGCTTTACTTACCCGTGGTCGGTCAAT AACACATCGGTGAGTCCTGATGGGAAGCTCCTTGCTATCCTCGGCGACAGCTCCGACTGCGTGATCGCCGACGCTCAATCGGGCGAA GAGATAGCGACTCTCAAAGGGCACCTGGACTACTCGTTCTCATCGGCCTGGCACCCCGGCGGCCACGTCCTGGCGACGGGGAACCAGGACAAGACGTGCCGGCTGTGGGACACGCGCAACCTGTCTGCGTCGTTCGCGGTGCTGGGAGGGAGGATCGGCGCGGTTCGGGGCCTCCGGTTCTCGTCGGAAGGGCGGTtcctggcggcggcggaggcggcggacttCGTCCACGTGTACGACGCGCAGGCCGGCTACGGCGCCGCCCAGGAGATCGGGCTGTTCGGGGAGATCGCGGGCGTGGCGTTCAGCCCGGACGCGGACGCGCTGTTCGTCGTGGTCGCGGACCGGGCCTACGGCAGCCTGCTCGAGTTCAGCAGGCGGGGCCGGCACGCTTACCTGGACTCGTACCTGTGA